The Podarcis muralis chromosome 8, rPodMur119.hap1.1, whole genome shotgun sequence genomic sequence gagtggatggggaaactcatccagatggccggggtataaataatttattattattattattattattattattattattattattattatccaagtgACTTTTCCAGGAAAAATTTGCAATTCCTTGTCACTCACATCTTGAAGCTTTCACACCCAAACCTACTGGATTTTAAATTTCAGAGTCTGcactggacatccagtgaagctgaatattggaagttcGGGAtggataaaaggaagtccttcttgcAACACACAGTTGAACTATGGTACTCACTCCCCACAGTGATGGCCAcaagcttagatggctttaaagggggattagactaGTACATGGAGGAgcgggctatcaatggctaccagttaCTCTGCACATACATACTAAAGGGGAGGGTGCTATACATACTAAAGGGGAGGGTTCAAAAGGCTATACAGATGCCCAAACTTTTTGAattgcccacctgcaattccacaGTAATTGCTAACAGAACACAGAGGATGCCGCAGACGCCAAAGCCAGAGAGAAGCAGAATCTTCCGCCCCACAGAATCAACTAAAAACatctagagagagaaagaggcaaagaAGCAGTTCAAACACTTGCCTGGCCAAGGTTCATAAATCAATGTTTGCTCACTGTCCCCTCAATGGCCACAGCTGCTCCTCTCTTTCGCTCCAGAAGAACCTGCTACTGATGCTTTACCACAGTCCACTCAGCGCttggcctcctccaccccctcagtATTGGGGGGTGATGAGCCCCCTGATcaacaatattgagggggctgaagacaaGTCAGCCCTaaggagttggtgcctatgggTACCAGGAACTGCAGCTCCAAGGAGGATAATCTACAGCACCAATGGTTCCttggggagaagccatgtgccttaaatgtatggtgatgaAACCTTAGAATCCAATAATTGTGCAGTTGGGAGTGAccacagggatcatctagtccaaaactTTGCAATGCAAGAAACTTTGTGTGGcttaaacccacaaccctgagattttagagtctcatgctccaccgaaTGAGctaagatgagagagagaggagttggGAGATGCTTACCGAAAACATGTTTGCCAGGCAGAAACTCACACTGGTAGCTATGCTCATGAAGCGGACATTGTCTTTTCCCATATGTGTATACGTGTAGGTTCTCTCTGAATAATAGTAAGCCTGAAATTAGACCAGAACAATCAGAGGTTTTAGCTCAAagtaatttgtttatttgtttattacatttctgtcccaccctccctcccaatgGAGTCCATGGCTGagaacatcaaatgttaaaagaaGTACAATCAATTAAAACTGTAATGATTTAATTATTAAAAGTGCTGGGGTGCTTGATAGTTGCAGACCTGGAGAACAGAATATCAACCAAGTGCAGAGAATATGACCATCTCCCTAGATACACAGCATGAATGACTGGTGTCATCGCCTGTGAACTTTGTGTTCAAAACAAGTCTTTGTTTCACCTGACTCAACCTCAGAACACCTTGGCCTGCATCTCTCTTACCGCAATGACTCCAGTGAGATGCTGGGAAGCCATCAAGGTAATTACAGTGATGACTTGCCATCGCAGGCTTCTCTTCCAGAGCAATTTGGGCGTGTTCAAGGGCTTTTCTGCCTTCGCAGCAAAGAACTCCTCGCGGAGCTCGTCAATCTCGTCCTCCACGTCTTCCCGTCCTCTCAACATCTGCAAGGCTAGGTGGGAGTAGAGGCAGAAAGGAGGTGACTTCCAAAATAAGCAAAGGGGTCAGTGGAAATGAAGTTTTTTTAAACACCTAATTAAAGGCAGTGCAAAGCCCCTGTGTTAATCACAACATCAGGATAAAAGGAATGATACAATAATGACAGAGTGCTGAGATCCCATGATAGGAGTAAGTAATCTCCAGCCTGCGAGTCACTCTTGCCCCATTGAGGTTCTCAGCTTAGCCAACGAAGTTATTTTGGGCAAGCTGTGCCCACCCACACCTACACCGAATGCCAAACAGGCAAGGAAGGGGCCTGACCAAAAGGGCAGTGCTTGACCAAAACTATTTTGTGCAGCTCACGAAGCACCCAACAGCCAGCTGGTTGTTGAGAGCCATTGATATGCtgggtgtggcgtttgcctcctaggtgggtcataaggaaagagttaaaatgagtgtgatgtgattggccagtggaaactgatagTGGGGGTTAGAGTGGGTGTtgtgtgaaagtcagttgagggttgggagttggagaaggaagagggaggatataagtctgtgggttggtcgagtggtgtggtgagagagtgagaggaactgttaagagtgttaggtggagtcagatagatagatagttgggataatcagtttgaagttgttaggaactaataggacagttaaggaactaagattaagaaactgccaagaaaaattaactgaaaccataagcttgttcatgtctataaaataaacttgattatttgttaat encodes the following:
- the LOC144328660 gene encoding solute carrier family 2, facilitated glucose transporter member 5-like — protein: MLRGREDVEDEIDELREEFFAAKAEKPLNTPKLLWKRSLRWQVITVITLMASQHLTGVIAAYYYSERTYTYTHMGKDNVRFMSIATSVSFCLANMFSMFLVDSVGRKILLLSGFGVCGILCVLLAITVELQDTINEMAYFSTVFILLFLLAQCIGPNSTPCLIVLELFLQTSRASGFVIAGFVHWFMNFVSGVLFYHTEKLIGSYCFLLYFPICLATFLFILKFLPETKKRTFVDIKRIMLLRSVKKVTATVVD